The Porphyromonas sp. oral taxon 275 DNA window ATGAGGAACTTCAGCACGTCGATATAGCTCATCACCCCGAGGAAGATGAAGAGGGTGAAGAGCACGTAGTAGGTCATCGCCGAGGAATAGGCACGGCGTGCCGCCTCGTCCCCCTTCTTGGTCTCAGCGAAGACGAAGGGGTCGTAGGCATAGCGGAAGGCTTGGGTGAAGAGCACCATCACGACGGCGAGCTTGTAGCAGGCGCCGTAGATCCCCAGCTGCGTGTGGGCGTAGTGCACGTCGTCGAAGAGCAGGGGGAAGAGCACCTTGTCGGCCTGGTTGTTGAAGTTACCCGCCAGCCCCAGCAGCAGCATCGGCAGGGCATAGCGCAGCATCTGCCCCAGCAGCCCGAGGTCGAGCCGCCCCCGCGCCTTGCGCAGCGTGGGGAGTAGCATCACCAGCTGCAGAGCGTTCCCCAGCAGATTGATCCCTAGGATGATGGGCAGCGCCGTCTGGCGTGGATCTAGCCCTAGGCCGAGCTGCGGGTAATGCGCTGAGAGCCAGGGCAGGCCGTAAAAGGCGAAGAGCGTCGCTAGGATGGTGAAGAAGACGAAGCTCAGGCGGATGACCGTGAAGCGCCACGGCCGCTGCTCGTAGCGCAGGTAGCCCAGCGGGATGGCCATGAAGGCATCGGAGGCGACAATCAGGAGCAGCAGGCTGAGCAGCTGACGCTGCCCCTCGACCTGCAGCGCTGCGGCTAAGGGGTCGAGGAAGAGCCAGCCCAGCAGCACGAAGAAGCTGGAGCTAATCCCCAGCGCACTGAGGGTCGTGACGTAGACATCCCCAGGGCGCTCGTGCTTATTGGCAAAGCGGAAGAAAGCCGTCTCCATCCCGTAGGTCAGGAGGATCATCAGGAGCGCCGTCCAGGCATAGAGGTTGGTCATCTGCCCGAACTCCTCCGGCTGCATCACGCGTACGTAGACATAGGTCAGCAACCAGTTGAGGAAGCGGCCAAACATACTGCTCAGCCCGTAGAGCGCGGTGTCCTTGACCAGAGACTTGAAGGTACCCATAGCTGTGTGTCCTTAGCTTAGTGATCGCTCTACTACTCCTCGTCGAAGAAGATGCTGGCTGGTCGTACACGGGGCGTACGCCCGAGGTGGCTGTAGGCGAGGTCTGTCGCCTCACGGCCGCGAGGCGTGCGCTTGATGAAGCCCTCCTTGATGAGGAAGGGCTCGTAGACCTCCTCGATCGTCCCCGAGTCCTCACCGAGCGCCGTGGCGATCGTGCTCAGACCGACGGGACCGCCCGCGAACTTATCGATGATGACACCCAGTAGCTTGTTGTCTATATAGTCCAGGCCGTAGCGGTCGATATTCAGGGCCTCGAGGGCATAGCTGGCGATGGCTTGGTCGATGCGTCCGTCGCCCTTGACCTGAGCGAAGTCACGGACGCGGCGCAGCAGGGCGTTGGCGATACGCGGCGTCCCGCGGCTACGTGAGGCCACCTCGACGGCAGCGCTCGTATCACAAGGGCTACCGAGGAGCTCGGCCGAGCGTAGGACGATCCCCGCCAGCGTCTGTACATCGTAGTACTCGAGGTGGAGGTTGATGCCGAAGCGGGCTCGCAGGGGCGCCGTCAAGAGGCCGCTACGCGTCGTGGCTCCGACGAGGGTGAAGGGATTGAGGTCGATCTGTATGGAGCGAGCACTGGGGCCCTTGTCCAGCATGATATCGATGCGGTAGTCCTCCATGGCGGAGTAGAGGTACTCCTCTACGACGGGACTGAGGCGATGGATCTCGTCGATGAAGAGCACATCGTTGGGCTCGAGGGAGGTCAAGAGCCCCGCGAGATCCCCAGGCTTATCGAGCACTGGGCCTGAGGTCACCTTGATGCCGACCCCGAGCTCCGAGGCGATGATGTGTGAGAGGGTCGTCTTGCCCAGCCCCGGAGGGCCATACAGCAGGACGTGGTCTAGTGCGTCGGAGCGCAGCTTAGCGGCTTGGACGAAGACCTTGAGATTCTCCACGGCCTTGTCTTGACCGCTGAAGCTAGCGAAGGACAGCGGGCGTAGCGCCTTGTCTATATCTTGCTCCTCCTGCGGGAGCACCTCTTGATTGCGTATGTCGAAGCTATCGGGATAGGGCATTACTTAGTGCTGTGGGGGAAGTTGGTCGAGGAAGCGGAAGAGCTGACGATAGGCCTCCGCGTAGGCCGCGCTATCGCTCGAGAGGAAGAGATCGTGCAGTCCGCCTACGATGCGGACGGGCTGCACCTTGTCCCCGAGCATGAGGCCGTAGCGCTGGATGTCGTCTACGTCGAGGACGAGATCAGCACGTCCGTAGGCGGGCTGCCAGGCGCCACGAGCACGAATGGAGCTGTCGGAGCTCATCAGCAGGATGGGCATGCGCAGGCTGAGGCCGCGCTGCACCTGCTGGTGGCCGCGTCGTATAGCACGCAGCCACTCGAGACGAATGGTGTGCCCCTTAGCCTTCTTCCACTCCGTATTATAGTCCCACAGCCCGTGGTAGCGCTTCAGGAGGCTCTGCGCGTAGAGGTCGGGCTCCTCCGAGATCCCAGCGACGATGGTGCGGGGACTTACTCGGCCTATGCCATCAAGCATGGGGATGACGAGCCGCTCCTGCACCTTGCTGAAGTTGAAGTCAAGGAAGGGACTATTGAGCACCAGTGCCTGGATGCTGTCGCTATTATGCGTGTCCTCTAAGTAGAGGCTGGTGATGAGGCCGCCCGTAGAGTGCGCCATGAGGACGAGCTCCCGAGCGCCCCCCGCCTTGATCTGCTGGATGGCCTTGGCTAGGTCAGCGTAGTACTCCCTCAGGTGGCG harbors:
- a CDS encoding lipopolysaccharide biosynthesis protein, with amino-acid sequence MGTFKSLVKDTALYGLSSMFGRFLNWLLTYVYVRVMQPEEFGQMTNLYAWTALLMILLTYGMETAFFRFANKHERPGDVYVTTLSALGISSSFFVLLGWLFLDPLAAALQVEGQRQLLSLLLLIVASDAFMAIPLGYLRYEQRPWRFTVIRLSFVFFTILATLFAFYGLPWLSAHYPQLGLGLDPRQTALPIILGINLLGNALQLVMLLPTLRKARGRLDLGLLGQMLRYALPMLLLGLAGNFNNQADKVLFPLLFDDVHYAHTQLGIYGACYKLAVVMVLFTQAFRYAYDPFVFAETKKGDEAARRAYSSAMTYYVLFTLFIFLGVMSYIDVLKFLIKPAYYPGLVVVPWIMMGQLMFGVYFNLSLWYKVTDRTYWGTILSVLGCALTVVMIVLLAPRYGFMACAWASVVANGAVMVASYFLGQRYYPVRYQLAKLLGYSLLCMALYALELGLTQLLPESVYLRLGLNSVLLLVFVLVVGYYELPREQLAKLKRRFS
- the ruvB gene encoding Holliday junction branch migration DNA helicase RuvB, with product MPYPDSFDIRNQEVLPQEEQDIDKALRPLSFASFSGQDKAVENLKVFVQAAKLRSDALDHVLLYGPPGLGKTTLSHIIASELGVGIKVTSGPVLDKPGDLAGLLTSLEPNDVLFIDEIHRLSPVVEEYLYSAMEDYRIDIMLDKGPSARSIQIDLNPFTLVGATTRSGLLTAPLRARFGINLHLEYYDVQTLAGIVLRSAELLGSPCDTSAAVEVASRSRGTPRIANALLRRVRDFAQVKGDGRIDQAIASYALEALNIDRYGLDYIDNKLLGVIIDKFAGGPVGLSTIATALGEDSGTIEEVYEPFLIKEGFIKRTPRGREATDLAYSHLGRTPRVRPASIFFDEE
- a CDS encoding alpha/beta hydrolase, with protein sequence MTKGLHHRALLLGLLLLLPLLLVSRAEAQWRPDILEGYSCLTIDQGRDYSGPVTATLVRCDTLLEAPRALLYVHGYNDYFFQSALGDSITRHGYAFYALDLRKYGRSLSSRQDPFEVRHLREYYADLAKAIQQIKAGGARELVLMAHSTGGLITSLYLEDTHNSDSIQALVLNSPFLDFNFSKVQERLVIPMLDGIGRVSPRTIVAGISEEPDLYAQSLLKRYHGLWDYNTEWKKAKGHTIRLEWLRAIRRGHQQVQRGLSLRMPILLMSSDSSIRARGAWQPAYGRADLVLDVDDIQRYGLMLGDKVQPVRIVGGLHDLFLSSDSAAYAEAYRQLFRFLDQLPPQH